One window of the Anopheles cruzii chromosome 2, idAnoCruzAS_RS32_06, whole genome shotgun sequence genome contains the following:
- the LOC128269253 gene encoding rhodanese domain-containing protein CG4456-like, which yields MVLKTCGTNIVRSVGQLWMRYSKPRAAYKLCTVRSFAGVVQNTNHTGNQSIDRRASPFAGVLSQPSSSQANGDCGGNKFAPACIDPKLVATLAEVEDLPNHPEKLLIDVREPSELEATGRIPSSINIALRTVPDELSLRPEAFEAKYGRQKPALDDEIIFSCRSGVRSGQAAFEADRLGFQNVKNYVGSWLEYGPKHGLPE from the exons ATGGTGCTAAAAACATGCGGAACCAACATTGTACGTAGTGTTGGCCAACTTTGGATGCGCTATTCCAAGCCAAGGGCTGCTTATAAATTGTGCACAGTGCGTTCGTTTGCCGGCGTTGTTCAAAACACAAATCACACCGgcaaccaatcgatcgatcgacgtgCGTCGCCGTTCGCCG GTGTCCTTAGCCAGCCGAGTTCGTCGCAGGCCAACGGCGACTGCGGAGGCAACAAGTTTGCTCCGGCCTGCATCGATCCGAAGCTGGTGGCCACGCTCGCCGAGGTCGAGGATCTTCCGAATCACCCGGAGAAGCTGCTCATCGACGTACGCGAGCCGTCCGAGCTCGAGGCGACGGGACGGATTCCCTCCAGCATCAACATAGCAC TGAGAACGGTGCCCGACGAGCTCAGCCTTCGGCCGGAAGCCTTCGAAGCCAAGTACGGGCGCCAGAAGCCAGCACTGGATGATGAGATTATTTTTAGCTGCCGTTCCGGGGTACGCTCAGGACAAGCGGCTTTCGAGGCCGATCGGCTCGGTTTTCAAAA TGTGAAAAACTATGTCGGCTCGTGGTTGGAGTACGGACCGAAGCATGGTTTACCGGAATGA